The genome window GACGGGACCTCCGCGCGGCGATTATACCAAGCCCGACCGGGGGCTGCAAGGCGGCCGCGCGGATGGGCCCGCGGGGCGATGGTTTGACACGGGCTGGTGCGCCGACTATAATTGCGCCGCGCGACCAGCTTCGAGACAGACCATGCCCTCGCCATCGGACCGACCCGGTCTCCGCATCAGTTACTCCGGCGTGCGTGGCATCTTCGGCGAGTCGCTCACGCTCCCCGTTGCCGCGCAGTTCGCGGAGGCTTTCGCGCGCCTGGCCAACGAGCGCTTCCCCAACCCGCTGACGATCATCGGCCGCGACACTCGCCCCTCCGGGCGCGAGCTCGTGCCCGCGGTCATCGCCGGGCTGACGCGGCTGCCGTGCTCGCTGCTCGACGTCGGGGTCGTGCCGAGCCCGACGGTCGAGGTGGCGATGGCCCAGTTCGACGCCCAGGCCGCCATCATCATCACCGCCAGCCACAACCCCGCGCAGTGGAACGGCTTCAAGTTCCTCATGGGGCCGCATTACATCGTGCTCAACGCCGAGCAGACCCGTCATCTGTTCGCGCTGTCACGCCAGGCGTCGGCGCAGTACGAGCCCGCGGCGCCGCCGGCGGTGCCCAGCCGCCATCAGCAGGCCCTGGAGGCGCATCTGGTGCGCGTCTTGCGCGAGGTTGATGTCGCGGCCATCCGCGCCCGCCGTTTCAAGGTCGCGGCTGACTCCTGCCGCGGGGCCGGAGAGGCGGTGACCATGCGCCTGCTGCAGGAGCTGGGCTGTGTCGTCACGCCGGTCAGCGTCGAACGCGATTCCGAGCCCAGCGCCGCCAATCTCGGCGCGCTGCGGGAGGCGGTGGTCGCCAGCGGGTGTGACCTCGGGCTCGCCCAGGACCTGGATGCCGACCGCCTGGCATTGGTTAGCGAGCAGGGCGAGGCCATCGGCGAAGAGTGCACCCTCGCCTTCGCGGTGGATCACCTCCTCGATCGCTTCCGCGGCGCCGCTGCGGTCGTGGTCAGGAACAGCTCCACCAGCCGCATGATTGACGACCTGTGCGCGGCCCGCGGCGCCGAGCTGCGCGAGGTCAAGGTGGGTGAGGTCAACCTGGGTCAGGCCATGATCGAGGTGGCCGGACAGGGGCGCACGGTCTTCGGCGGCGAAGGCAACGGCGGGGTCATCTATCCGCCGGTGTGCTATGGGCGCGACAGCCTCATCGGCATCGCGCTCGTGCTCGAATACGCGGCTGCGCGCGGCCTGGCGCTATCGGAGCTGCGCGCGCGGTTGCCGCAGTATCACATGGTCAAGGCGAAGCTCGAGGGGCTGGCCCCGGAGCGCGTGCAGGAGGCGCTGGCACGTGTGCGGCGCCTGTTCGCGGGCGAAACGATGTCGGACTTCGACGGCCTCAAAGTCACTTTCGCCGATGGCACCTGGTGCCAGGTGCGCCCATCGAACACGGAGCCCATCGTGCGGCTCATCATCGAGTCGCCCTCGGTCGAGACTCGCGACCGCCTCCTGGGCCAAGTGCAGGGCGAGATCAGCCCCTTGCTGTCGCCCTAGACCGCGCCGCCATGAGCGACGACGCAATGGATGACCCCGGGCAGGTGCGTTTCCCCGCCGTCGAGCCGGCCGCCCCTTGGCGGCGGCTCGCGGCCTCGGTCATAGACACCGGCATCCTGCTTCTGTGCAACGCGCTCATCTTCATGCTCGCCGTCGCCATCGCTCCCGATGCCGCCTCCCTCCTGCCGCTGCCCCTGCTGGGTCTCGTCAGCGCCCTGGCGTACCTCGCCGTCGGATGGGCCGCTTGGGGCGCCACGGTCGGCAAATGGGCGCTGGGAATCCGCGTCGTCGCCGCCGACGGACGCAGGCTCTCGTGGCGGCGGGCGGTGGCGCGCGTCCCCGCGTTCCTCGTCGCCTCCGCGCCGCTGAAGATTGGCTTGGCCGCCATGCTGTGGGATCGCGAGCGCCGGGGCTGGCACGATCACCTGGCGGGGACCATGGTCGTGCGCGATCCGCGGCCCGCGGTCGCGGGGAGATCCCCCGCCGTCGCCAGTCCGCGCATCCCACCTGCGCCGGAGCCCGAGCCCGAGCCCGAGCAGGGACACTCGCCGCGGGGGCGCCGGCTCGCCGCGCTGATGCTCGCGGTCTATGTGCTGGCGGCGGTGGCGCTCACCATGCCCCTGGCGCTGCATTCATCCACTCACGTTCCCGGCGCGACCATCGAGGGCCTGGAGCAGGACGGCTACGTCTTCTTGTGGGACTACTGGTGGGTGAAGACCGCGCTCGCGGATCCCCGGCTGAGCGTCATGTCCACCCGCTGCCTGTTCTGGCCCGAGGAGGTGAGCCTGCGGTATCACACGCTGGTGCTCCTGCATTCCGCGGCGGCGGCGCTCTTGCAGAACGCGCTCAGCCTGGTGCAGACCTACAACCTGCTGCTGGTGCTATCGCTGGCCGCCTGCGCGTGGGGCGCCTTCCTGCTGTGCCGCTACCTCACCGGCAGCGCGACGGCTGCCGCCGTGGCCGGGTTGGGCTTCGGGTTCTGCCCCTACCTGACGACCCACGCGCTGGCGCACCAGAACCTCATCGCCGCCGAATGGCTGGCGCCGTTCGCCTACTGTGCGCTGCGCGGGCTGCGCGAGCGACGGCCGCGATACGTGCTCGGCGCCGCCGCGTCGTGGGCCTTGGTCGGGCTCTGCGAATGGTACTACTTCCTCTACGCCGGCATGCTGCTCGCCGTCTTCGCGGCCTGCGAGATCGCGGCCCGCCCGCGACGCTGGGGGGCCGCGTTGGCGGCGGCGGGGGCGGTGATCGCCCTGACCTTGGCCGGGCTGTGGCCGCTGCTGTGGCCGATGCTGGCCGAACGCGCGCAGGCCCCCTACATGCACCAGCCGCTGGCGCGCCCGGCGGCGCTGGGCGCCCAGCCGGAGCTATATGTGACCCCGGCGTTTACGCACCCCCTGCTCGGCGACATCGGCTCGGCGGTGCTGCGCGCCCACGGCTACAGCCGGGCGGAGGCGACGCTCTACGTGGGGCTGGTAGTGTTCGCCCTGGCGCTGACGGGGATCGCCTACCGCGGGCGGCGGCTCGTCCCGTGGATTGCGGGGGCCGTCTTCTTCCTGACGCTGGCGCTGGGGACGCATTTGCGCATCGGTGACCGGACTGAGTTCAACGCGCTGGCGCTGCTGCTGGCGGGCGGGCCCCCCGGCAACGGCTTCGATCTGCCGTTCAGCGCCGAGCTGTCCTCGCAGTTGGCGATGCAGGTCGTCGGGGGCGGCGAGGTCCTGGCGGCGCAGGCGCAAGTCCCCCTGCCCTACCTGTGGTTGTGGAAGTACGTGCCGCTGACGCGCCTGGCGGCGGTGCCCACGCGCGCAGCGCTGCCGGCAATGCTGTGTCTGGCGGTGCTGGCGGCGGCGGGACTGGCCGCGGTGACGCACGGGTGGAGCAGGCGGTGGCGCGTGGCCGCGGCTGGGATGGCGGCGGCGGTGGTGCTGTTCGAGTTCCTGCCTGCGCCGTACCCGCTGCGGGACGTGCGGGTGCCGGGGTTCTATCACGACCTGGCGCAAAGCGAGAACGACTTCGCGGTGGCGGAGGTGCCCCTGCTGGGGGACTACGCGGTTTACATGCGCTACCAGACCGTCCATCACCGGCCGATCCTGGCGGGGCTGGTGTCGCGGCGGCCGCCGCACGCCCTGGAGTTCGTGCGCGGCAATGCCCTCCTGCGCGACCTCGAGCCGCAGCGGACGAGGCCGGGCGAAAGAGTCATGCCCTCCCTGCCCCTGACCCAAAGGGGCGCCCTTCACCGCGACCTGCGCGAGCTGCGCGCGACCTACGCACCCGCGCTGGCGCAACTGCGGGACCGCCGGGTGGGGGTCATCGTCGCCCATATGGATCTCCTGCGGGCGGACGACGCCGCCGCGCTCGACCGCGTTCTGCACGGCGCTCTGGGCCTTCACCGCGAGCGCCACTACCCGCACCTGATCGCGTACTACCTCGCGCCGCAGCTCGCGCAAGCCGCGGAAAGTGACTACGGCGAAAGCGAACCATGACCGCACCAAGCCGGGCCTTGGCGTGAGACGATCATGCCCGGATCAAGCGTAAGGCTTCGGGGATGTCATCCCGAGACGGCGTAGACGCAAGCGGGTACATACAGCAACTCAGCTTCGCAGCTCCGCTCGTCTTCTCGAGGCGTAGCCAGGGGCCTTAGCGCCGACCCAGCACCAACCGGGAGCGCACCGCGACCCTGCACGATGCCTCAAGTTTCAGCTGCCTGCGGCCTCGGAGCAAGGCGCCGCAGCAGGAGAAAAGCCAATAGCGCCGAACTATTGTTCGGCGCCAAGCGAGGCGTGAAAACCTACGCGCCCATGCGCATGCAGCATCTCGACAGCCTGGAATGACAGCGATACCGGGCCGAGGAATGAGCAGCGCTTGCCGCTGAGAAGGAGTTAGCATGAAAGCATGATGCACCCCGACGGTTAGGCTGATAGAATCAGCTGACGTTACAACACCGAAGGAGGTGCACCATGCACTACGTGGGTGTAGATTACCACAAGAAGAGCAGTTACGTCACGGTGATGGATGAGCGGGGCAAGGTGGTGAAGGAAGGGCAGATCGCCAACACCCAGGAGGCGCTGGCGGCGCTGCTGGACGGCTCTGCGGAGGGCGCGTCAGCGGTGCTGGAAGCGGGCCGCAACTGGCCGGTAATGTACGACTGGCTGGAGGAGCTGGTGGATGAGGTGACGCTGGCTCATCCTGCCAAAGTGCGAGTGATCGCAGAAGCCAAGGTGAAGACCGACCGGATTGACTCGCGGATGCTGGCTCACCTGCTGCGCGCGGACTTGATTCCGGCGGCCTATGTGCCGGGGGCGGTGACGCGAGAGCAGCGACGCCGGTTGCGACAGCGGATGTTTCCGGTGGGGTTGTCAACGATGGTGAAGAACCGCATCCACACCCTGATTGACCGACACCCGCAGCTGAGCCCCGAGGCTGGGAGCTGGAGCGATCTATTCGGCAAAGCAGGGCGGGCCTGGTTGCAGCGGCTGGAGCTGCCCCCGAGCGAGGCGCAGATTCTGCGCACTGACCTGGCGTTGCTGGGGGCGCTGGAGCAGCACATCAAGCAGAGCAATCGGTGGGTCTCGCAGCTGGCCAAGGGGGACGAGCGGGCCAAGCTCCTGGTCACCCTACCTGGCATCGGAGATTTCTTCGCGGTGCTGTTGGCGGTGGAGATTGACGACGTGAGGCGGTTTCTGCGCGCCGAGAAGCTGTGTGCCTATGCGGGCCTGGTTCCCTCGACCTATGCCTCGGGCGGATACGTCTACCACGGACGAATCACCAAGCAAGGCAACAAGTGGATACGCTGGGCGTGCATCGAAGCGGTGTATCCAGCCATTCGTCAAGACCCTGACTTGGCGGCGCTCTACGGGCGGCTCAAGGCGACCAAGGGCGCCAACGTCGCCAAGGTGGCGGTGGCGAAGCGGCTGTTGACCATCGTCTACCGGCTGCTGACAGAGCGACGGCCCTATCGCCCAGCCACCGACCAGCCTGCGCTGAGAAAGAGGAATTCCCCGGCTGCCCTGACGGCCGTCTAGCTGACCTCAGCGCATCGAGGTCGAGCTGTAAAGGAGGGTGGGGAGCCGGGGATCGAAGGCTAAGGTGTGTTCCGGCAAACGGGAACGTAGGAGAGGCTGATTCAAGTGACCCACCCGCGAGCAAGCGCGGGTGCCCGAGCCGTCGGGGAAAACGATAGGTCTTGCAATTTGCTTTCAGGAGAGGCGGCCATGAGGGCACTGGTTGCGCGGATCGGCCGACGGTGGGAGCGCAGGGAATCCGCAAGCGCCCACCCCGACGACGCGTTATCGTCTGGGTTCTGGGTTCCCCTTCCCGCTGCGACGTTCGCCTGGTGGGTTCTCGTCGTGAGGCCGGTGTGGATGCCGGAGCCGGAGGTGCGCCAGGCGCTGGTGGTGGCCTTTCTAGTTGTCACGCCGCTGTGCCTAATCGGGTTCTGGTATCGCCTCACGCGAATTGGAGTAGCGGTTAATCTCCTCGCGCTCGCTTCGCTCTTGCTCTGCGCCGCTTCACTCTACGCGTATTCTTCAGCGGCGGAAGTGCCCCTCGCGGCATTAGGTACGGTCGCAGGCGCGGCTGCGCTAACGCTTGCCGCACGAGCTCTATGGTGCGCGTTGAGGCCCGTTCGCGACAGAGGGATGGCCACCTACTTTCTTATCGTCCTGCTTGCAGTTCTGGTTGTAGTCGTGGGGGAAAGCGCGCTCTGGTCGTGGCGGCAGTACGACCTTTGGCGGCTCGTGGCGGTTTCCGCCTGTGCGGCAGCGATGTTGTATGGAATTCGGTGGTGGCCGAAGGGACGCCCGGTTCTGGTCAGATTCCTCACCGTCGCGACGACGGGCCTGGTGCTGGCGCTGGTGGCTGAGGCTCTTCAGTTCGCCGCTGGAGTGCAACGAAGCCAGGCGGCAGGTCTGTTGCAGCACTTCGGAGGTCAGTTCCTGGCCTATTTTGGCGGTGGCATGAGCCTCACGATGCTGCCCACGGAGCTTCGGCGGGAGCAAGAGAGCGCAAACCCAGAATCCCAGCAGTGACTGAACGGCGGGGTGGGCGACAGAAGCGCAGCCGTCAAGTACCTCGTCGTCGGTGAGGGCTCAGTATGCGGGTATGACCTTTTCTTGTGGGGATGGATTGAGGCACTCACCATGTGGCACCCCGACCGCTCGGGGTGTTGGCGCTGCAGAGCGGCGCCTGTCTGACAGGCGAGAGCGCCCTTCGACAGGCCCCTATTGAGTCTCGCCCATTGTGTTGACAACCCGGATGGGGAAATGGCCATGGTGGGGCGGGCGAGACGCCGACGGCCGTTTCGTAGCCCATGCCCCAAGGGTGGGTGCGGATAATGACAAGCTGCAGGGCGGATGTTGGGTGAGGATGACATGGATGCGGGGTGCGGCTCGGGTGTGACCGCTGAAAGTTGGGATCGGTCGCGGGAACCTGTAGGGGCGCACGGCGTGCGCCCCCTTCACAGCCGAGGGCGGCTGTGCTACATTCGGGCACACAATCCGCCACCCCAACCAAAAACGGTCATACCCTGCGGCTCGACCGGACTCACCCTCACCCGGCCCCGATGCGTCGGGGCCGGCCTCTCCCTGGAAGGGAGAGGGGTTGGGGCGCCTGTCCCACATCCGGCAGTGCATTATCCCCACTTTTCGAGGTCACACCCCCCTCTGCCACGACACCGCAAGGAGCAACCTCGCCAGGACGGCCTGCATCTACGGGCGCGTATCCTCCGAGACCCAGGAGAAGCAGTTGACCATCGAGAGCCAGGTAGCCGAGCTGCGGGGATATGCCGCCGCCCACAGCCTGACCATCGCCGGCGAAGATGGGCGTCTACTCCCAGCCCGCGGCTGCGGTCAGCTTGCGCATGTCAGCCAGAGATGCGGCGTGATCCGCGGTCGCCGGCGCGTACTCCAGGCCGAACATGCCGTCGTAACCCCAGGCCTTGATGCGAGAGAGGATCTCGACGTAGTTCAGCTCGCCGACATCCAGCTCGTGGCGCCCGGGCACGCCCGCGGCGTGGAAGTGACCGATGAGCGGAAGGTATCTCTCGATGGTGGCGAGCACGTTGCCGTGCATGATCTGCATGTGGTAGATGTCCCACAGCAGCCGCACCGCCGGGCTGGCGACTTGCTCCACGATCTGTGCGGCCTGGTGCCCGCTGTCGAGGTAGTAGCCGCGATGATCCACCAGCGAGTTCAGCGGCTCCAGCACCAGCACCACGCCCGCTTGTGAGGCCACGGCGGCGGCCGCCCTCAAGGTCTCGACGATGGCGTCATGCTGTTCGGCACCGGAGCGGTCGGGGAGGCGATTGCCCGTGCAGGTGATGAGCTTGCCGCAGTCGAGCTTCTTCGCCACCGCGATGCTCTGTCGCAGCCGGGCCAGGTACTTCTCGCGGTCCGCGGCAGACACGAGGGAGATGCCCGGGCCGTCGGCCACCAGGTCGTTGAGAGCCAGGCCGGTTTCCCCGCAGGCGGCCGCGAGGTCGTCCAACTTGCGGTCGCCCCCCGCATCGTGGCTCCAGAACTCGAGCGCGCGAAAGCCCGCCGCGGCGACCTTGCGCGCCTTCGCCGCCAGCGAGGCGTTCCCCAGCACCATCTCGACGCAAACGCATATCATGGGCATCGGCTGATAACCTCCCTCCTCGCAACTGCGCAAACCGTCACGCCATCAGCGGCCCTCGGCGCGGGCGGCGTGACGGGCGAGCTCCTCCATCATCTCCGTCTGAATCTGCTGGATCTCCAGCAGCCGCTGCCACTGGTGGGTCAGCAGCCGGTCGAGCTTGGCGCTGATGGTGCGAATCTCCAACTCGGCCTTGAGGTTGACGCTGTAGTCGTGTTCCCCGCGCAGGCGGTCCTTCGCCTCCTGCCGGTTCTGGCTCATCATGATGACCGGCGCCTGGATCGCGGCCAGACAGGACAGGATGAGGTTGAGCAAGATGAAAGGGTACGGGTCATAGGGATGCGCGCGCAGAAGTATGGCGTTGACGGCAATCCACGAGAACAGGATCGCGAAGAAGCCGCCGATGAACGCCCAACTGCCGCCGAAAGTCGCTATCCGGTCCGCCAGGCGTTCCCCCAGCGTCAACCGGCGGTCGAACTCGGCGTTGACGTCTTTGGTCAGCGTTTCCTGCTCGTGCAGGCTGCGCACCACCTCCAGCTCCAGCGCCGAGAGCTCCCCCTTCTCGGTTGCCAGCAGAGCCTGCACGTACTCGGTGCGGAAGCGGTTGAGGTCGGGCAGGCAGATGTAGCCGCTGGCGGACCAGTCGGCATGCTTCTCTTTGATCGTGTCCAGCACCGGCCCCGCCACCAGCTCCGCCGGCAGCATCTCGCCTACGTCCTTTTCCTGGCCGCAGACCTGGCAGGAAGCCTTCTCCGCCTGATGTTTGCGCATGGCCGACTCTCCTCCGCCGCTGCGGGGTCGCCGTCCACCCCAGGCCGCGGCCAGCCGCAGGCATGGTAGCGGGGCGTCAGCACCGGTTCGCGTGATGCACAGGGGGTGCGCCTGTCGCTTGCCTTCTTCGGCGGGCATGCAGGCAGTCCTGCAGGCATGCGGCCCGCGTTGCAGGACGATGCGCGTGGATGGAGAAGTACTTGGCTCATGCGTCGGGCGTGCGGCCACTATGCTGTATGCTGTGCGCTCGTTTCCACACAGTCGGTCCTGCGCGGCAGCGGCTGTCTTCCGTTGGTGAAAGGGGGAACTTCATCGTGCTCGCAGGCAGGGGGATCGCACCCGCCACCCTGGGCCGCCGGCGGCTGCTACTGGGCGCCCGCGAGCGGCAGCTGGGCGTGCTGCCGACGCCGCGCCAGGTGCTCAAGGTGGGGCGCACGACTACGGTCGCCGAGGTGGCGGTGCTGCTGCCGTCGGACGAGGGAGCGCGCTCCGCGGCGGAGGGGCTGCGGGCGTTCCTGCGCGAGCTGGGCGTGCCGCGGGTGCCGGTGGTGGCGACGCTGGAGGCCGCCGCCCGCTACGCGATGGTGATTGCGGCCGGCAATCCCGCCGCCGACTCCCGTGTCGGCCACTGCTGGGAGTTGTGCGACGGCGCGCGGGTGCAACTGCCGCCGCTCGGCCCGCAGGGCTACGGCCTGGTCACCGCACGGCGCGACGGCAAGCTGCTGGTGGTGCTGGCGGCGACGGCGCGTGAAGGACTGCGCCATGGCTTCGCCACTCTGCGCCAGCTCATCGTTCAGCGCGGGGACCAGCCGGCGCTGCGCGAGATCTCCCTCGCCGATGGTCCGTCCTTTGAGCTGCGGGGCGTGATCGAAGGCTTTTACGGTCCGCCGTGGAGCCACCAACAGCGCCTGCGTCTGCTCGACTTCTGCGAGCTGTACAAGTTCAACCTCTACGTCTACGCCCCCAAGGACGACCCCTATCACCGTGAGCACTGGCGCGAGCCTTACACCGCGCGGGCGCTGCGGGAGCTGCGCCAGTTGGTGGAGGCGGCCAGCCGCCATGGCGTGCGCTTCTGCTTCGGCGTCAGCCCGGGGCTGAGCATGCGCTACTCGTCGCGGGCGGATATGGCGGCGCTGCGGCGCAAGCTTGACGCCATGCGCGAGATCGGGGTGGACTCGTTCGCGTTGTGTCTGGACGACATCCCGGGCAAGCTCCATCACCCGCAGGACCGGCGGGCGTTCTCGTCGCTCGCCGAGGCGCACGCGTGCATCGCCAACCGCCTGCGCGATCACCTCGATCGCGTCGCCCGCGGCTCGCAGCTCATCTTCTGCCCCACCGAGTACGCGGGCACGCGGCGCACGCGTTATCTCAGAGCCATCGGGGACCTGCTGCGCCGCGACGTGCTTGTCTTCTGGACCGGGTCGCAGGTGTGCTCGCCGACCATCAGCGGCCAGGAGGCGGACGCCTACGGCGCGGCGATTGCGCGCCCGCCGCTGATCTGGGATAATTACCCGGTGAACGACTACAATCGCAACCGCCTGTTCCTGGGGCCGCTGCGGGGCCGGCCTAGCGACCTGCACCGGCATGCGGCAGGGCTGATCGCCAACCCCATGAACGAGGGCGAAGCATCGAAGCTGCCGCTCATCACCGTCGCCGACTACCTGTGGAACGCGGAGGCGTATCGCCCGGAGCCGGCGTGGGAGGCCGCCCTGCTGCAGCAGGGCGGCGCGCGCGCCTATGCGCCGCTGCGCTGCTTCGCAGGGAGCTGCACGAGTTCGTTCCTGCATCCCAAGGATTCCCCGGAGCTGGCGGCGGCGATCGCAGCGCTGTGGAAGGAGTTGGCGGCAGGCACACCCGGCGCCGCGGCGTCCACGCTGCGGCGCCATTTCGCGCGCATGAGGGGGCTCAAGCGCGAACTGCCGTCGCGCCTGCCCAACCGCTGGCTCCTAGAGCAGATCAGCCCCTACCTGGACAAGCTCTCGACCTACGGTAAGGCAGGTGCGGCGTGCCTGCGAATGCTGTTCAGTCCGTCAGCGGCCGCTCGCCGGCAGGTCGAGCGCTGGCAGCGGGAAGCGGCGGCGAATCCGCGGCAGGTGTGCGGCACGGTGATGGACAATTTCATCAGCCGCGCACTGCACGAGTACGACTTGGCGCACGCGAGTCCATGACCTCGTGAGCGCCGGGCGGGAAGAGGAGCCATGATCAAGGTCGCCGTTATCCACGGGCCCAACCTGGGGCTGCTCGGGAGGCGTGAGCCCGACATATATGGCGCCATCACCCTCGAGCAGATCAACCAACGCTTGAGCCAAGCCGCCGCGGAACTCGGCCTGGAACTGCGTATCACGCAGTCGGACCACGAGGGCGATGTCGTAACGGCAATCCACGCCTGCATGGACTGGGCGCAGGCCATAGTCATCAACCCGGCGGCCCTCACCCACTACAGCATCGCGGTGCGCGATGCGCTGCAGGCGGTGCGCATCCCCGCCATCGAGGTCCACTTGACCAACCTCCACGCCCGCGAGGAGTTCCGTCACACCTCCGTCACCGCTCCCGTCACCGTCGGCCAGATCATCGGCTTCGGCGTCCACGGCTACCTGCTGGCCCTGCGCGCGGCCAAAGCGCTGGTGGAAGAATCTCACCGATGATGGATTATCCGCGGCGGCTCGCACGCCTGCGGGCGGCGGTCGCAGCCACCGAGGTGTCGGCAGTCCTCGTTTCCGGGGCCGCCAATGTGCGCTACCTGAGCGGATTCACCGGCTCCCAGGGGGCGCTGGCGGTGGACGCCGACCGCGCTCTTCTCATCAGCGATTTTCGCTATCGGCTCCAGGCCGCGGAGCAGGCGCCGCTGTTCGAGTTGGTGGAGGTCGAGCGCTGGCACGAGGGGCTTGCGCACGCACTGCGCGGACTGGGGTGCCGGGTCGTGGGCTTCGAGCCGGCGCACCTGACATATCAGGCTCACCAGCGACTGGTCGCCGCCCTGGGCAACATCTCCCTGGCGCCCGTGGAGGGACTGGTGGAGCGGTTGCGGGCGCTCAAGGGCCCGCAGGAGATCGCGCTCATGGAGCGGGCGGCCGCCGTCTCGGACGGGGCCATGGCTCGCGTCATATCGCTGGTGCGGCCGGGCGTCAGCGAGCGCGAGCTGGCGCTGGCGGCGGAGAGTTACATCAAGCGGGAGGCGGACGCCGAGATCGCGTTTCCGCCCATCATCGCTGCCGGCCCCCGCTCGGCGCAGTGCCATGCCGAGCCGGGGACGCGCGAGCTGGCGGCGGGCGACCTGGTGGTCATTGATCTGGGCGCGCGCTGGCAGGGCTACGGCGCCGACCTCACGCGCACCGCGGTAGTGGAGGCGGCCGACGCCCAACGGCGCGACATCTACGCGGCGTGCCGCGAGGCCCAGACGGCGGCTCGGGCGGGTGTGCGCGCCGGCGCGGACTGCGCGGCGCTCGACGCGATCGCCCGCG of Armatimonadota bacterium contains these proteins:
- a CDS encoding Xaa-Pro peptidase family protein: MMDYPRRLARLRAAVAATEVSAVLVSGAANVRYLSGFTGSQGALAVDADRALLISDFRYRLQAAEQAPLFELVEVERWHEGLAHALRGLGCRVVGFEPAHLTYQAHQRLVAALGNISLAPVEGLVERLRALKGPQEIALMERAAAVSDGAMARVISLVRPGVSERELALAAESYIKREADAEIAFPPIIAAGPRSAQCHAEPGTRELAAGDLVVIDLGARWQGYGADLTRTAVVEAADAQRRDIYAACREAQTAARAGVRAGADCAALDAIARGIIAGAGYGEYFGHGLGHGVGIEAHEAPRLSPTADGSLAAGMTVTIEPGIYLPGVGGVRLEDLVVVTEEGHRALTHAPLAPELPALG